One Cervus canadensis isolate Bull #8, Minnesota chromosome 1, ASM1932006v1, whole genome shotgun sequence genomic window carries:
- the LOC122453644 gene encoding elongation factor 1-alpha 1-like, with protein sequence MGKEKTHINIVVIGHVDSGKSTTTGHLIYKCGGIDKRTIEKFEKEAAEMGKGSFKYAWVLDKLKAERERGITIDISLWKFETSKYYVTIIDAPGHRDFIKNMITGTSQADCAVLIVAAGVGEFEAGISKNGQTREHALLAYTLGVKQLIVGVNKMDSTEPPYSQKRYEEIVKEVSTYIKKIGYNPDTVAFVPISGWNGDNMLEPSANMPWFKGWKVTRKDGNASGTTLLEALDCILPPTHPTDKPLRLPLQDVYKIGGIGTVPVGRVETGVLKPGMVVTFAPVNVTTEVKSVEMHHEALSEALPGDNVGFNVKNVSVKDVRRGNVAGDSKNDPPMEAAGFTAQVIILNHPGQISAGYAPVLDCHTAHIACKFAELKEKIDSRSGKKLEDGPKFLKSGDAAIVDMVPGKPMCVESFSDYPPLGRFAVRDMRQTVAVGVIKAVDKKAADKKAAGAGKVTKSAQKAQKAK encoded by the coding sequence atgggaaaagagaagacCCACATCAACATCGTTGTCATTGGGCACGTAGATTCAGGGAAGTCTACCACAACTGGCCATCTGATCTACAAATGTGGCGGGATCGACAAGAGAACAATTGAGAAGTTCGAGAAGGAGGCTGCCGAGATGGGAAAGGGCTCCTTCAAATATGCCTGGGTCTTGGACAAACTGAAAGCTGAACGTGAGCGTGGTATCACCATTGATATCTCCCTGTGGAAATTTGAGACCAGCAAGTACTATGTTACTATCATTGATGCCCCAGGACACAGAGACTTCATCAAAAACATGATTACAGGCACATCCCAGGCTGACTGTGCTGTCCTGATTGTTGCTGCTGGTGTTGGTGAATTTGAAGCCGGTATCTCCAAGAATGGGCAGACCCGTGAGCATGCCCTTCTGGCTTACACTCTGGGTGTGAAACAACTAATTGTTGGAGTTAACAAAATGgattccactgagccaccctacAGCCAGAAGAGATACGAGGAAATTGTTAAGGAAGTCAGCACCTACATTAAGAAAATTGGCTACAACCCCGACACAGTAGCATTTGTGCCGATTTCTGGCTGGAATGGTGACAACATGCTGGAGCCAAGTGCTAACATGCCATGGTTCAAGGGATGGAAAGTCACCCGTAAGGACGGCAACGCCAGTGGAACCACCCTGCTTGAAGCTCTGGATTGCATCCTGCCACCAACTCACCCAACTGACAAACCCTTGCGTTTGCCTCTCCAGGATGTCTACAAAATTGGTGGTATTGGTACTGTCCCTGTGGGTCGTGTGGAGACTGGTGTTCTCAAACCTGGCATGGTGGTCACCTTTGCTCCAGTCAATGTAACAACTGAAGTGAAGTCTGTAGAAATGCACCATGAAGCATTGAGTGAAGCCCTTCCTGGGGACAATGTGGGCTTCAATGTCAAGAACGTGTCTGTCAAAGATGTCCGTCGTGGCAATGTGGCTGGTGACAGCAAAAATGATCCACCCATGGAAGCTGCTGGCTTCACAGCTCAGGTGATTATTTTGAACCATCCAGGCCAAATCAGTGCTGGATATGCACCTGTGCTGGATTGTCACACAGCTCACATCGCTTGCAAGTTTGCTGAGCTGAAGGAGAAGATTGATAGTCGTTCTGGGAAAAAGCTGGAAGATGGCCCTAAATTCTTGAAATCTGGTGACGCTGCCATTGTTGATATGGTTCCTGGCAAGCCCATGTGCGTCGAGAGCTTCTCTGATTATCCTCCCCTGGGCCGTTTTGCTGTGCGTGACATGAGACAGACAGTCGCTGTGGGTGTCATCAAGGCAGTGGACAAGAAGGCAGCGGACAAGAAGGCAGCTGGAGCTGGCAAGGTCACCAAGTCTGCCCAGAAAGCTCAGAAGGCTAAATGA